A window of Mobiluncus massiliensis genomic DNA:
GGAACAACATACCGCGACCGGTATATTTCTTTGCCAGGGCTACTACCAGGCGCAGGTTCGCTTCCAGCAGGTGGTTCTTGGCCATTTGTCCGTCTTGAACCACATAGTGCAGTTCCCGAATCTCTTTCGGAGTCATGGTTTCCTGCTTGGTTTTCAACAGGTGTTCCGCGTAGAGTCCAGCCTCAATTCGCTTGGACAGGTCCACTTCCTGTTCCGCGTTCAGCAGCGCGACCTTACCAATTTGCTTCAGGTAATCCTTAACCGGATCGGAAGTCGCCCCAGCTACGGTAACTTTTTGAGCCGGTTCGTCCGCATCGTCTTTTTCTGAAAGGGTGTATTCCGCACTCGTCGAGTTTTTAGTTTTAGAATCCTGCTTGGCGTCATTGTCTTTCGACTTGTCCTCGCGGGAAGTGTCCTCGTCCTCGGTTTCTTCAGCGTCTTCTTCGCTGTCTGAGTCTTCTTCCTCGTCAGTCTCGTCGTCGTCCTCGAGGTTTTCTAAGTCCTCATCCGCGATTTCCGGGTCTTCCAGTTCGCCTTCATCAGGTTCGCTATCTTTGTCTTCGACTTCTTCCTCGATTTCGTCCTCAGGGTCGAGCGCCTGAGTTTTTACAGACTCTTCGGGTAAATCTTGATCTGTTACGGACTTCTTCCGCTTCGCTCCTGTGCCAGCCGCTGTAGTGCTTGCCTTGGTGGCCCGGGGTTTACGGGCGGTACTCTGTTTATTTGCTGTCTGCTTGGTCCCGGCTTTCGCGGTTGTTTTAGCAGCAGAGCGCGCACTGGCTTTCGGTGTCGTTTTCTCGCCAGATTTTGCACTAGTCTTGGTGGTCGCTTTGGCCGTAGTCTTCGTGGAGGTCTTAGCGGCCGGTTTAGAGGTAGTTTTCGCAGAAGTTTTCGTGCCAGTCTTTGTACTGGTTTTCGCAGTAGTCTTGGTGGCTTTCGCTGCGGTGCTCCGGGTTCCGGTCGTGGCCTTGGCTTTCGTCGGAGACTTGCCGGTAGATTTCGTATCCGACCGTGTCGTCGAGGCTTTCTGTCCTGCCGCAGACCTGGTGGTGGCTTTCCTAGTGGTGGAACCAGCCTTGGTAGCTGCCGCTGACTTACCGGCAGTCTTACGAGTGGTGGAAGTGCTGGTTTCGCCTTGATTTTCAATAGGCTTTTCGCTGGTAGACACCGAGAACCTTTCGCATTGAGGATTTGTTTCAAAACGTACAAGGCACAATTATAATTTCATACTAACAAAATTGCTCATGACATGGTAAATTTGGGTCATGCTCGAG
This region includes:
- a CDS encoding RNA polymerase sigma factor — its product is MSTSEKPIENQGETSTSTTRKTAGKSAAATKAGSTTRKATTRSAAGQKASTTRSDTKSTGKSPTKAKATTGTRSTAAKATKTTAKTSTKTGTKTSAKTTSKPAAKTSTKTTAKATTKTSAKSGEKTTPKASARSAAKTTAKAGTKQTANKQSTARKPRATKASTTAAGTGAKRKKSVTDQDLPEESVKTQALDPEDEIEEEVEDKDSEPDEGELEDPEIADEDLENLEDDDETDEEEDSDSEEDAEETEDEDTSREDKSKDNDAKQDSKTKNSTSAEYTLSEKDDADEPAQKVTVAGATSDPVKDYLKQIGKVALLNAEQEVDLSKRIEAGLYAEHLLKTKQETMTPKEIRELHYVVQDGQMAKNHLLEANLRLVVALAKKYTGRGMLFLDLIQEGNLGLIRAVEKFDYSKGYKFSTYATWWIRQAITRAMADQARTIRIPVHMVEVINKLARVQRQMLQDLGREPTPDELAQELEMTPEKVVEVQKYGREPISLHTPLGEDGDSEFGDLIEDSEAVVPADAVSFMMLQEQLQRVLDTLSERESGVIAMRFGLKDGQPKTLDEIGRRYGVTRERIRQIEAKTMSKLRHPARSQSLRDYLN